The following proteins come from a genomic window of Montipora capricornis isolate CH-2021 chromosome 9, ASM3666992v2, whole genome shotgun sequence:
- the LOC138016253 gene encoding uncharacterized protein has product MAEASSEESTRSTRERRPNVTLDNDGIKHEKSLQCRKTRSAAKARITRKIKELTESFTNCENVADVRKWAQEFEEIAKNFRDAQNAYHATLEDDFEIQDSQEYFECENQRIVNFQRTLEEWFSRAESEINPYDSVSNTGTRSRTRTSRSKSSHTSLRSSEAGSSAASPRTIAAAKRASLTAEAAALRQQQSLQEEELRLKQQQEEARLRLEQRKQQLQLQTEIAKMEAEERIYAVAEQGDHYFQQPFPAQKQDLSPLSPPSQPRPSAFRASDQFSESAQATPGLIKVPQRPRRPEELQPDPAVINQPGSKPKIFSPQGTVWSPVIPLKPELNDHHVDREGIKQERSPSPGTSDVGEKFVRDMIEIQRQQQRHNEQLMYMQQYRDQQLQQLLGQHQQLSLTLTLPHAEVQTFDGDPVNYCNFIRSFENLIEARTKSSSTKLYYLVQYTSGDVQELMRSCLSMQPDEGYREARRLLKERYGQSYKIASAYVTRVTNGPPINCKNTLREVGYLNKIENPDSMQKVIERLPFPLRQRWRDVADDITNNKHREITFEDIATFVESKARALNHPVFGTINTERRNQGRTSNDRRPRRSDNFATLGGEPVSENNENRRDITKATPKCHLCKENHWLTRCRQFKKQSVDQRLTFVRKQGLCENCFQPGHKVQSCPKNSYCKIPTCRTKHSTFLHPKSPDRNVGNLPSNEGPINEDDRRATGNNNDRAHNAYVNGNSQCASTGAGVPTIGLPIVPVKVRARSADPPVLTYAFLDSGSNTTFCSQQLMEMLTVDGEQTTLSLTTLGKHDSVTECKVFKLEVFDLNERNFVELPTVFSTPQLPAFSCPDVLKALEPKQVIASNDKGPYAVKTTFGWTLNGPLDRKGNSRCTANFIKADEELSQQFTRFCNQEFSDSAYDKDAAPSKEDSHAISIMQQSVKLKSGHYEVALPWRNTPPNLLNNRPLGEHRLKLLRRRLLKDEELHSKYSAFVDDLLKNGHARKVPGDRLDHPVGAVWYLPHHPVLNANKPGKVRVVFDCAAKYRGTSLNNQLLQGPDLTNNLVGVLTRFRQEPVALMADVESMFHQVRVSPNDCDALRFLWWPNNDLNSEPEEYQMMVHLFGATSSPSCANFGLRRTAEDNCQEFSKEAVDSVKDNFYVDDCLKSVPSETEAIGLVNELRTLLSKGGFRLTKWISNSRKVIDSIPLSERAGSVKDLLLDQLPIEPALGVRWDVESDTFGFKISVKDRPATRRGILSVVSSVYDPLGFAAPFILPAKALLQDLCRKNLGWDEPISDEDLIRWRNWLEELPRLEDLRVNRCFKPINFGEVASSQLHHFADASQFAYGAVTYLRLTNSKGDVHCSFIIGKSRLSPLKQLTIPRLELSAAVVATRLDRMVSKEIGIPVDQSIFWTDSTCVLGYIANKDKRFHTFVANRVAAIHEVTSPPQWKHVGTKQNPADDASRGLTAEALLKNKRWIRGPEFLWKSEDAWPSQQCSVSMVAENDPEVKRESQVLSTKAEAGSTLGQFFGRFSQWHRLKKFVAWILRYRANLRRAVERSKSGPLPLNKAARLEPITVEEMNKAEREILIHVQKESFMEEIATLKVAGVIVDRAGTTKAKKPRVKKSSRIFKLDPQLMDGLLRVGGRLEKAPIKLDARHPIILPTSHHVVRLIIRFYHNASGHSGTEHVLSMIRERFWIVKGRAAVKRTLRDCFSCRKRQAPVGEQKMANLPQDRVTPNKPPFTYVGVDCFGPFWVRRGRSQAKRYGVIFTCLTVRAIHIEVVHSLDTDSFVNCMRRFIARRGQPEQIRSDNGGNFVRGEKELRNAIDRWNQEVIAESLLQRNVQWIFNPPAGSHHGGVWERCIRTIRKVMSALLKEQVLDDEGLATLMCEVESIVNGRPLTKVSDDPRDLEALTPNHLLLLRSGTTLPPGIFRKEDVYTRRRWRQVQYLSDVFWRRWLKEYLPSLQERQKWTRSTVNFEVGDVVLVVDENSPRNSWPLGRIQEVKPNKGDGLVRRVALKTKTSVLERPINKIVLLEAPRLHERS; this is encoded by the exons ATGGCTGAAGCTTCGAGCGAAGAGTCAACTCGTTCAACTCGCGAAAGGCGACCTAATGTTACCCTCGACAACGATGGAATTAAGCATGAGAAGTCTCTTCAGTGTCGCAAAACAAGGAGTGCAGCAAAGGCACGCATCACCAGAAAAATCAAGGAACTGACGGAAAGCTTTACAAACTGTGAAAACGTTGCTGATGTTCGTAAATGGGCCCAGGAATTCGAAGAAATCGCCAAGAATTTCCGAGACGCCCAGAACGCATACCACGCCACCCTCGAGGATGATTTCGAAATTCAAGACTCGCAGGAGTATTTCGAGTGCGAGAATCAACGGATCGTCAACTTTCAACGGACACTCGAAGAGTGGTTCTCAAGAGCAGAAAGTGAAATAAACCCGTATGACTCTGTCAGCAATACTGGGACCAGATCCCGTACACGCACGTCGCGTTCCAAATCGTCGCATACAAGTCTGCGCTCGTCGGAAGCCGGATCGTCAGCCGCCAGTCCTCGAACAATTGCAGCGGCGAAAAGAGCATCGTTAACCGCCGAGGCAGCCGCTCTGCGCCAGCAACAAAGTTTGCAGGAAGAAGAGTTGAGGCTAAAGCAGCAGCAAGAAGAGGCCAGATTGCGCCTCGAACAACGCAAACAACAACTCCAGCTCCAGACCGAAATTGCTAAGATGGAGGCTGAAGAGCGCATCTACGCTGTGGCCGAACAAGGAGACCATTACTTTCAACAGCCATTCCCTGCGCAGAAACAGGACCTCTCACCGTTGTCGCCTCCTAGTCAGCCACGCCCATCAGCGTTTCGTGCCTCAGACCAATTCTCAGAAAGCGCGCAGGCCACTCCGGGCCTCATCAAGGTTCCGCAAAGGCCAAGGAGACCGGAAGAACTTCAACCAGATCCAGCAGTAATCAATCAACCTGGTAGCAAGCCAAAGATCTTCTCACCTCAAGGAACTGTGTGGTCACCTGTAATCCCACTTAAACCCGAGCTCAATGACCACCACGTGGATCGTGAGGGTATTAAACAAGAGCGAAGTCCATCTCCGGGTACTTCAGACGTTGGGGAAAAATTCGTGCGAGATATGATCGAGATCCAGCGACAACAACAACGGCACAACGAGCAGCTTATGTATATGCAGCAATACCGCGACCAACAGCTGCAACAGCTACTGGGACAGCATCAACAACTGTCCCTAACACTAACGTTACCTCACGCTGAGGTGCAGACGTTCGATGGAGACCCGGTTAACTACTGCAATTTTATACGTTCCTTCGAAAACCTTATCGAAGCTAGGACGAAAAGCAGCAGCACAAAGCTGTACTACCTCGTGCAATACACGTCTGGTGACGTCCAAGAGCTCATGCGAAGCTGTTTATCAATGCAACCGGATGAAGGCTATCGAGAAGCGCGCAGACTTCTAAAGGAAAGATATGGCCAGAGCTACAAAATCGCCTCTGCCTACGTTACTAGAGTCACGAACGGACCACCGATTAA CTGCAAGAACACCCTAAGAGAGGTGGGCTACCTCAACAAGATAGAGAATCCAGACAGCATGCAGAAAGTTATAGAAAGGCTTCCCTTTCCGCTGAGGCAAAGATGGCGCGACGTTGCTGATGATATCACAAACAACAAGCACAGAGAAATTACTTTTGAGGACATCGCAACCTTCGTTGAGTCAAAGGCGAGAGCCTTAAACCACCCGGTATTCGGAACCATCAACACTGAACGCAGAAACCAAGGAAGGACTTCCAATGACCGCAGACCCCGACGCAGTGACAATTTTGCGACTCTGGGAGGCGAACCCGTTAGTGAGAACAATGAAAACAGGCGTGATATAACGAAGGCCACGCCTAAATGCCATTTATGCAAGGAGAACCACTGGTTGACCCGCTGTCGCCAATTCAAGAAGCAGTCGGTGGACCAGAGACTAACGTTCGTTCGCAAACAAGGACTCTGCGAGAACTGCTTTCAACCTGGCCATAAAGTCCAATCCTGTCCGAAGAACAGCTATTGCAAAATTCCCACTTGCCGTACGAAACATTCGACGTTTCTCCATCCAAAATCGCCAGATCGCAACGTTGGGAACCTCCCCTCCAACGAAGGTCCAATTAACGAAGACGACAGAAGAGCGACTGGGAACAACAATGACAGGGCGCACAATGCTTACGTCAATGGCAACAGTCAATGTGCTTCAACTGGGGCCGGCGTACCAACGATTGGCCTTCCTATCGTACCTGTTAAAGTCAGGGCCAGAAGTGCAGACCCCCCAGTTTTAACTTACGCCTTCTTGGATAGTGGATCGAACACGACATTCTGCAGTCAGCAACTCATGGAAATGTTAACTGTCGATGGCGAACAGACTACCCTCTCATTGACAACCTTGGGGAAGCACGACAGCGTGACGGAGTGCAAGGTCTTCAAGCTGGAAGTGTTCGACTTGAACGAACGGAACTTCGTTGAGCTCCCAACTGTCTTCTCGACCCCACAACTACCA GCATTCAGCTGCCCAGATGTCCTGAAGGCTTTAGAACCTAAACAAGTAATAGCAAGTAACGACAAAGGCCCGTATGCAGTAAAAACAACATTCGGGTGGACACTCAATGGTCCTCTTGACCGAAAGGGAAATTCCCGTTGTACAGCGAACTTCATCAAGGCAGACGAGGAACTCAGCCAACAGTTCACAAGGTTCTGCAATCAAGAGTTCAGCGATTCAGCGTACGACAAGGACGCAGCGCCGTCCAAAGAAGATTCGCACGCCATTAGCATCATGCAGCAGTCCGTCAAACTGAAGTCAGGTCATTACGAAGTAGCCTTACCTTGGAGGAACACTCCACCTAACCTGCTGAACAACCGACCATTAGGAGAACACCGTTTGAAGTTGTTACGGAGAAGGCTGCTTAAGGACGAAGAGCTTCATTCAAAGTATTCTGCGTTCGTCGACGACTTGCTAAAGAATGGCCACGCTCGAAAGGTGCCAGGAGACCGGCTAGACCATCCTGTTGGCGCAGTGTGGTACCTACCTCACCATCCCGTCCTTAATGCGAACAAGCCGGGCAAAGTCCGTGTCGTTTTCGACTGCGCAGCAAAATACCGGGGTACGTCACTTAACAACCAACTTCTTCAGGGACCTGACCTTACAAACAACCTGGTTGGCGTTCTGACACGCTTTCGACAGGAACCTGTTGCTCTTATGGCCGACGTCGAGTCAATGTTCCACCAAGTACGTGTCAGTCCTAACGATTGCGACGCTCTTCGGTTCCTTTGGTGGCCAAACAATGACTTGAACAGTGAACCAGAAGAATATCAGATGATGGTGCATCTCTTCGGTGCCACATCATCACCAAGCTGTGCTAACTTCGGTCTCCGGCGAACCGCAGAAGACAATTGCCAAGAATTCAGCAAGGAAGCGGTTGACAGCGTCAAGGACAACTTCTACGTCGACGACTGCCTCAAGTCAGTTCCATCTGAAACCGAAGCCATTGGTCTGGTGAACGAGCTCCGCACGCTACTCTCGAAGGGAGGGTTCCGCTTGACAAAGTGGATCTCCAATTCCCGAAAGGTCATTGATTCTATTCCACTGTCCGAAAGAGCAGGCTCCGTGAAGGATCTTCTCCTCGATCAACTGCCAATTGAACCGGCCTTGGGAGTCAGGTGGGATGTGGAGTCCGACACCTTTGGCTTCAAGATAAGTGTAAAGGACAGGCCTGCAACCAGACGAGGAATTCTATCTGTTGTCAGCTCCGTCTATGACCCGTTAGGATTTGCAGCTCCATTTATCCTGCCAGCGAAGGCACTGCTTCAAGACCTATGTCGCAAAAATCTTGGATGGGATGAACCCATATCGGACGAGGACCTCATACGCTGGAGAAATTGGCTCGAAGAGCTTCCCAGGCTCGAAGACCTTAGAGTCAACCGCTGTTTTAAGCCCATCAACTTCGGTGAAGTCGCCTCCAGTCAGCTACACCATTTCGCAGACGCTTCCCAGTTTGCATATGGTGCTGTAACCTATCTCCGCCTCACCAACAGTAAAGGTGACGTCCACTGCTCCTTCATCATTGGCAAGTCGCGGTTATCCCCGCTAAAGCAATTGACGATCCCTCGCCTCGAGCTCTCAGCAGCCGTAGTGGCAACGCGATTGGACAGAATGGTCTCGAAGGAAATCGGTATACCAGTCGATCAATCTATCTTCTGGACAGATAGTACCTGTGTTTTGGGCTACATCGCCAATAAAGATAAGCGGTTTCACACTTTCGTGGCAAATCGTGTCGCTGCCATACACGAAGTCACTTCACCTCCTCAATGGAAACACGTTGGCACTAAACAGAACCCTGCCGACGATGCCTCGCGTGGCCTCACAGCTGAAGCCTTGCTGAAGAACAAACGTTGGATACGAGGACCTGAATTCCTTTGGAAATCAGAAGATGCATGGCCAAGCCAACAGTGTTCGGTATCAATGGTTGCAGAGAACGACCCAGAGGTCAAGAGAGAATCACAAGTGCTTTCAACCAAGGCTGAAGCAGGGTCGACCCTTGGTCAATTCTTCGGACGCTTTTCCCAATGGCACCGCTTAAAGAAGTTTGTGGCATGGATACTGCGTTACCGAGCTAACCTAAGAAGAGCTGTTGAACGCAGCAAGTCAGGACCCCTGCCGCTCAACAAGGCAGCAAGATTAGAGCCAATCACCGTAGAAGAAATGAACAAGGCTGAAAGAGAAATCCTGATACATGTTCAGAAGGAGAGTTTCATGGAAGAGATTGCCACTCTAAAGGTTGCAGGTGTGATAGTTGACAGGGCAGGCACCACCAAAGCCAAGAAACCTCGAGTCAAGAAATCTAGTAGAATCTTCAAGCTCGACCCTCAGTTGATGGACGGTCTACTACGTGTAGGCGGACGGCTCGAGAAGGCACCCATTAAGCTGGATGCAAGGCACCCAATAATTCTGCCGACCTCACACCATGTTGTCCGTTTGATCATCAGGTTCTACCATAACGCTTCTGGACATTCTGGCACTGAACACGTACTCTCCATGATCAGAGAAAGATTCTGGATCGTGAAGGGAAGAGCTGCAGTGAAAAGGACCCTTAGAGACTGTTTCAGCTGCAGAAAGCGACAAGCACCAGTTGGAGAGCAGAAGATGGCAAACCTGCCGCAAGACAGGGTCACTCCAAACAAGCCCCCATTTACCTATGTTGGCGTTGACTGTTTTGGGCCCTTTTGGGTTCGACGCGGAAGGAGCCAAGCCAAGAGATATGGTGTGATTTTCACTTGTTTGACCGTACGTGCGATCCACATCGAGGTAGTTCACAGCTTGGACACAGATTCCTTTGTGAACTGCATGCGTCGTTTTATCGCTAGAAGGGGGCAGCCTGAACAGATCAGATCCGATAATGGCGGCAACTTTGTCCGGGGCGAAAAGGAGCTGCGAAATGCTATTGATCGGTGGAATCAGGAAGTCATCGCGGAGTCCCTCTTGCAGAGAAATGTGCAGTGGATCTTCAATCCCCCAGCAGGTTCTCATCATGGTGGCGTGTGGGAGCGCTGCATCCGCACCATTCGAAAGGTGATGAGTGCCCTCTTAAAGGAGCAGGTCCTCGACGACGAAGGGCTTGCCACTCTCATGTGCGAGGTGGAATCAATAGTCAATGGCAGGCCCCTGACGAAGGTGTCCGACGATCCAAGAGACCTCGAGGCCCTTACACCAAATCACCTTCTTCTGCTACGGTCTGGTACTACACTGCCGCCTGGCATTTTCAGAAAGGAAGACGTCTATACCCGTCGGAGATGGCGACAAGTCCAGTATTTATCAGACGTTTTCTGGCGCAGGTGGCTCAAAGAGTATCTCCCTAGTTTGCAAGAAAGACAGAAGTGGACAAGATCAACAGTTAACTTCGAGGTTGGAGACGTCGTCCTTGTGGTAGACGAGAACTCTCCAAGGAATTCGTGGCCCCTCGGTCGTATCCAGGAAGTGAAACCAAACAAGGGGGATGGATTAGTAAGGAGAGTAGCATTGAAGACCAAAACGTCAGTCCTGGAACGCCCCATCAATAAGATCGTTCTGCTGGAGGCGCCTCGACTACACGAGCGTAGCTAA